In a single window of the Cucumis melo cultivar AY chromosome 11, USDA_Cmelo_AY_1.0, whole genome shotgun sequence genome:
- the LOC103496371 gene encoding uncharacterized protein LOC103496371, which translates to MALCGASQQLALISGGNGQQRGGRISRSNRGLIKVQASTSSEVGVYEEGRLERPNWSGQTPLSRLVGALISFKPLYSILKLGARQVLISTAEKKNISWRKLTSDVLESDVYKELDSVQNPSIVYPDYYLKPFHAYDEGNLSWLAAAEVQPATMSMIMRAVPTASSVDEAKEIVFGNWLRRIEEHHLKYSGNPILDILDIGCSVGFGTRQLADKFPTAKVTGLDLSPYFLAVAQYMDKKKTPRKNAIRWLHGNGEDTGLPSRSFDLLSISYVLHECPHVAIVNIIRESFRLLRPGGTIVITDQASKSKVVQELSPVLFTLLKSTEPYLDEYHLTDLEEKMREIGFVNVTSRLTDPRHVTITATVPL; encoded by the exons ATGGCATTGTGCGGAGCGAGCCAGCAGCTGGCTTTAATATCCGGCGGCAACGGGCAACAGAGAGGAGGAAGAATAAGTAGAAGCAACAGGGGTCTGATAAAAGTTCAGGCATCGACGAGCTCTGAAGTTGGGGTGTATGAAGAGGGCCGATTGGAGCGGCCCAATTGGTCTGGACAGACCCCTTTGTCTCGCCTTGTCGGTGCTCTCATTTCCTTCAAACCCCTCTATTCAATTCTCAAGCTCGGTGCCAGACAAGTTTTGATCAG TACAGCGGAGAAAAAGAACATTTCATGGCGAAAACTCACTTCCGATGTTTTGGAGTCCGACGTTTATAAGGAGCTCGACAGTGTTCAAAATCCCTCCATTGTCTATCCTGATT ATTACCTAAAGCCTTTCCATGCATATGACGAGGGTAATCTCTCATGGCTT GCTGCAGCAGAAGTACAGCCTGCAACCATGTCGATGATTATGCGAGCTGTACCAACTGCTTCTTCAGTAGATGAAGCAAAGGAAATAGTATTTGGAAATTGGCTTCGTAGGATTGAAGAGCATCATCTGAAGTATTCAGGAAATCCTATTCTAGACATTCTTGACATTGGTTGTTCTGTAGGTTTTGGTACAAGGCAACTGGCTGATAAGTTTCCAACAGCTAAAGTAACA GGACTTGATTTGTCTCCTTACTTCCTTGCTGTGGCTCAATACATGGACAAGAAAAAAACTCCAAGAAAGAATGCAATAAGATGGTTGCATGGAAATGGAGAAGACACGGGCTTGCCTTCGAGATCTTTTGACTTACTTTCCATTTCTTATGTG CTCCATGAATGTCCCCACGTAGCGATAGTGAATATCATCAGGGAATCGTTTCGGCTTCTTCGACCCGGTGGCACGATTGTAATCACTGACCAAGCG TCCAAATCAAAGGTTGTTCAG GAATTGTCCCCTGTACTTTTCACCTTATTAAAAAGCACAGAACCTTATTTAGATGAGTATCACCTTACTGATTTGGAAGAAAAAATGAGAGAAATTGGGTTTGTGAATGTGACATCAAGACTTACTGACCCAAGACATGTTACTATAACAGCAACAGTTCCACTTTGA